From Alloacidobacterium dinghuense:
CACGGCGACTGCCCCTCTCTGGTCTTTTATCGGCTTATGCCTCAGTACAAGAACAGCAGCAATAACTACTAGTGCAACCAGAGCGAAGAAGGCAAACAACCTACCTGAGCCGTCGCCTTCATCGAAGTTTGGCTCTGATTCAAACTCCGCTGATGTGGTATTTGAGAGGACTTTAGAAAGAGAAATGACAGCCGCCAAACTAAGACTTGTCGCCATGACGTACAGGCCGGCACCCGGCTTAATGTGAACGGAATTTGAGACGATTGCTGCAAACCCCTGTGCGAGACCGGCGAAGGAATCATTAGTTGGCGAAGAGGAATCGGAAAGCATTCGTTCTTGAAACCACGTATGCAGGTCGGAATCCGCAACTACCATGTGGAGTATGGCCACCACTGCTGCCGCCCCTCCAAGAGTTAAGCAAATCTTAACGAAGGACGAGTCGAACCCTCCGACGCAAAACATAAGACCTAAGAGCGCACACCCGAGACCGATAAGGATCTCAATAGGAAATAACGGTAGCACCTGAACCGAGAATGGGAGTGATAATGCGTTTTCTGCATGTGGCGCTCTCGGTACAACTCCAGACGACGCTGACCTAGCATCCATATGACTCTGCGAGGAGAGAGTTGCGATGGTTTGACTCAATGTCGTCGCTTTGGACAGGACATCATATCCACTCGCTTCGATATTGCCCGCAATTGGAATCTGCAGTGACACCAGAGGAAAAAAGAAGGTTAGTAACGCAACAGCCAACAACCCGCCGATGATCCAGCGCTCAGAGTCACGCATCTCGTCGTTTCACCCTCATTCATTTGGCATGAAATTGTCGCATCACTCCACTTTATCTTTCAAGAAAATGGCATAGACGGGTGGCCCATTCAAGCCTTCTTTGGTGTAAAGTTCCACGAGATACTTTACAGTTTGTCTCCAGAGATTGTTTACAGTTTTGGATTTCAGAAGGGGTCTTCTATCCAGCGATCGACGATCGTCGATCGCTGGATAGAGAAGTCCAGTTCCCGGATCAGCGTGGTGCAGTAGTAGACCAGCACACGCTGCTCCACAGCCACGATCTGCACCCATTGCCGGTTCAGAGCGCGACTGAGATGCCACTGTTGCCCGCCTACCTGGAGTTTGCCGTCGGCGTCTACCTTGCGCAAGACCGCTCCCTCCGGATACTCCCAGCCGGCCGGGTGGGGCTGATATTTCCGCCGACTCGGCTGCCATACCTTCGCCGGGGTTTTCATCCCCAGGGCTTCATGCGGCCGAAGATGGTTATATTCCCAGCGATAGTCATCCAGCCACTGCTGCGTGCGCTGCTCCCACAGGCGCCTCCTCTGGATGGAACGCAGCAGCGTGCCGTGGAAACGCTCCACTTTGCCTTGTGTCTGCGGGTGCCGCACCCCGCTCCAGTACAGCCGGATCCCTTGCTGCATCAGCCAGACGGAGATCTTCGTCAGCCCCAGCGGGGATCGCGGCCCCCACCATGGAATGCCATGATCCATCAGCATCGCCTCCGGCACCCCGCAGCGCAGAAATGCCTCTTCCAACTGCTCGCGCACCGGCTCTGCCTGCGTGCTGCCCAGCGCCCGTAACCCGATCAGGTAGCGGCTATGATCATCGAGAATCGATAACGGACCCACTTCCTGATTCCATCCGCTCGGTCCCTTGAAGTCCATCTGCCACAGCTCATTGGGATGGCTGCGCTCAAACCGCTGACAGCATCGGCTGCTCTGCAACCGATCGCGCACCAGATCGTGGCGGCGCAAGATGCGGTGGATCGTACTGGGCGGAAGTTGCTGGCCCGATCGCTCGAGCAGCACGCTCAACTTACGCGCTCCCCAATCCGGATACCGCCGCCGCAACGCCATCACCTGCTCTTCCAGCGACTCCCTGATCCGGGTCGGACTCGCATGCGGCTTCCGGCTCTGTTCTGCGATGCCTTCAAGACCTCCGCTACGATACCGTTTCCACCACAAATACCCGGTCGGACGGGATACCCCGAACTCTTCACAGAGCCGGCTGAAAGGCTTCTCCCCGCGTGTCGCCGCGACTACAAACTCCACCCGCTGCTGCCGTACATCCATCGTCTTCCAGCCCATCTCGCCTTTACACTCCGCCGCTCGCTGCGCTCGCCGCGGAGTGTAAAGGATGTCCGGAGACATTTTGTAAAGCATGTCATGAAACTGAACACCTTCTTTGGCTTGAGTGGGGCAGTTTGACAGACCGCTGTCGCGTACCACTTAGCCTGCCCCGAACGAAGCCCGAAGGGCTTCCGGGTAGAAGCACCGGGCTTCAGCCCGGAGAAATAGCGACGTAAGAAAGGGGGCTTTAGCCCCGGGCCATCCTGAAAGCTTCCAACCCAGTTTGATATTCGCAAATAGCGCCACTTCGCAAAGTGACGCGCAACACGGGCAGGCCCATGATGATGCCACCATGGAAGACTGGATCAGATCGACACCGGTTTTCCATTCGTCGCCTGTACTCACAGGTTGACAGGACTTGCCGGGTGCCCAGGTCTCAACGAGACCTGGACTCCAAGCCCGAAGGGCTTCCGGGTAGAAGCACCGGGCTTTAGCCCGGTGAATAAAAAGCAAACGGAAAGAAAGGGGCTTCAGCCCCGGGCCCAGGAAAATTCTTGTCAAGCCCCGGAACAGGCAAACCGCATCCCATCAATAAGTTACGCCTGCAGGGAATTTCCCCTTAATTTGTTAAACTAAATAAAGAAGGCATGGCCAGAAAGCCATGCCTTTTCTGTTCCACGAGAAACTGACAAAAGCAACCGTAAGTCGCGTAAATAGAATAATTTACCGACAGAATGCTGCCGGACGACCACTAACTATCTGCAAAATCAGGAATTTAGCGAAAACGGCGGGGGGAGAAGGGGCTGCGAAAACGCAACACCCGCCATGCACACAGCCGATCTAACCCATAACTCACGTAAATCGAACAATTTAGACAGGAAATACCGCCAAAGCCCACCTAACCTTCTGTGAAATGAGGAATTTAACGAAAAATAGGGGAGGGGAAAAAGCGAGAGACAATTCCCATCCGCGCGGGTCTATAACATCATTGGAAGCAGCGAGAACATCATAGTAAGCAGCGAGGTCCAACCATGAAAGCCGGACTCATCACCATCGCCCTATGCGCTCTCATAGCAGCCGCACCCTGCCACGCCGAGAAGAAGCACCGCAGCGCAGGCGGCGAAGTCGCCAGCGGCACTGGAGACATCGGCAAAGGAGCAGCCAAGGGAGCCGGCAGCCTTGCAGCAGGCACTGGCAAAGGCGCTGTCAACCTGGTCACGCTCCATCCCGTCGATGCAGCCGCCTCTGTCGGTAAAGGAGGCGTTGTCGCAGGCAAGGATGTCGCCGTCGGAACGACCAAAGGGACCGCGAAAATCGCCACCGGCATCGGCAAGGGAATCAAGCACATTTTCTAACCGCGAAGAGCCTCGCCCCGAACTTGCGAGCCTTCCACAGGCTGAGACAATTGGTGGCTGATACCGAGCCCGCCTCATCCACCAGTTGAATTCTCTACTTCCCGTGCAGCGACTGCGAAAGGCTGATCAGGTTGTGCGGAACCACGCGAATCGCGCCGCCGCGCGGGCTGTCAAGGTCCGAGATCAGGAAGAGTGAGATTGATACCGCAACCGGCATCACCAGAAACACAATCCAGTCCGTCCGCCGCGCGCGATACCCGATCAGAACGTTGCAGCCGAGCGAAGTCGCCAGAAGCATCACCCATGCGGAAGTCGGAATGCGATTCAACCACGCAGCCTCTGTTGACCGCTGCGAAAGAACAATGTCAGTCATTCCGGAAATCAGAAGGCCCTGCAGTTGCGGCGGCAACCGACTGGCAGCAGAGCGGATGGCGGACCACAATTCATCCTGAATGTGCGCGGTGTCCGCCGAGATTTGTGTCAGCCGATCCGCATTGCGGGTCGTATAGAACAGCACTCGCTGATCGAGATATTGCTTCAACAGTCCATGCACTTTGCCTGCATCGTCAGGCACTAGCAGGTCGGCCCGCATGTCTTCGGCGGCAATCGCATTGGCCTCGGTTTTCTCGTAATCCTTGCGCAGGTCATATCTGCTGATGGCCATCGCAAAGCTGAAACCGATGACCAGGCCCAGCAGTGTCAGAGTACCCCCCAACACCACGCCGGAATCATCTCGACTCTCCTCCTTGAGCGGCTTGAATCGCTTGCGAAGACCGTCCCCAATCCAGGCCGCAAGCGCGAGGCCAAGAAATGAGACAAGCAACACGAGGAGTGGAAAGTTCACCATCGCTCCCGTCCATTCTTCTAACGGAGATGTCCTCTACAACATACTCAAAATTGGACAAGGCCCATTGTGATCGATGATCAAAATATGCGTCTGCAATCCCAGCGAAATGGTTCCGGGCCGCGAGCGCCCCGTCATAATCAAATTCGCGGACTTATCAACAGCGACGCGATGGATCGTTCTCGCGATGCCCCCTGATTCCACCTCAAAGTCCGAGATGTCCTCCACCTCGTGATGAATCTTTTCCAGGCGCTCAGAAATCGACGCGGCAAATTTGGAATCAGGCCGAAGAAAATTGGAGCCGTGCTCTCCAACATAAAGGCAAGTCACGCGCGCGCCAAACGTGGAAGCCACAGTCCTCACCGCCTGAATCAGCCGCTCATTCGCGGCATCCAGCGATACGCTGTCCTCCACATGCACCGCGCATAAAATGTGCATGATATTCGGGCTCGGATCGTCATCCAGATGTTCTGAAGTCCAGATCGGAACGGGACACTCATTCAGCATCTTTGCCGTAAACGAATCGGTCATAAACCGCTCTACCCACGGCTGATGATCGCGCGGAATCATGACCAGATCAGCCTTCTCGTCCTGTGCCAGCAACGGAACGGCAACTGCCTTCTCCCCCATCTTCACAATCCGCCGCACACGGCACGACGCCAGGTTCTGCTCGCAAAAGAAGTCGAGGTCTCGCGTGGCCTTCTCCGTCAATATGGGAAGGTCCGCCATGAAACGCAGATTGTCTGGCGGCGCCGAAGCATCGTGGTCCTCAGGATCGATAAAGTGCACCGCGACAACTTCCGCGTCAAACTTCCTCGCCCAGGTAGCGACGTGTTGCGCACCTTTTGTCGATCGGCGCGTAAAGTCGATGGGAAACACGATCTTCTGAATCTTCTTCATAGATTGCCGAAAACAGATGAGACCTGTGATTGCCACACAGATTATATGCGGAAATAGAGAGACGACCGGCCTGCAAAAGATAGCTCTTCATCCTCAAAATTGCGTCGTCTGGCGGGTTGCAGCAAGAGTCTGCCCAGGCGGATGCTAGGATACGTCGCTAACGTGCGATCCATCGCTGCGGAGGAAGAACTGATGAACCGAAGCCAGCAGCCGGCCTTGACCCTCTTTGCCATCGGATTGATCGGCCTCGGCATTCTTGCCCTGATCTATGGCGATTTCGCCCTCGTCTGGCAGCCTGTAGCGCCATGGGTTCCCGGACGCACAGCCCTCGCCTACGCTTCCGGCATCATCATGCTCTTCGGCGGCATCGGATTGATGCTCAGAATCACTGCCGTATGGTCGGCGCGCATCCTGTTCCCATATCTCATCCTCTGGGCATCGCTCAAACTGCCTGCCATCTTTGTCGCCCCGCAGATCGAGGGCGTCTGGCTGGGCCTCGGCGAACTCACCGTGCTTCTCTCCGGAGGCTGGATTCTCTTCGCCACCGTCGCCGATATCCCGCAGGATTCACCGTTAGCTTTCGCCGCGCACGAGAACGGCATCCGCATTGCCCGCTATCTCTTCGCCGTCTCCGTCATCCCGATCGGGCTCAGCCACATCATCTACCTGAAAGAAACGGCTGACCTGGTACCGGCATGGCTGCCCTTCCGAGCCGGTTGGGCCTACCTCACCGGATTCGGCCACATCGCCAGCGGCCTCGGCGTGCTCTTCTCTGTATTTCCCGAGGTGGCGGCCTTCGCTGAAGCTGGCATGATCGGCGTCTTCACGCTTCTCGTCTGGGGGCCAAAGGTCGTGACATCTCCGAAGACACGGCTGTTTTGGACCGCCTTCTTCATCTCCTGGGTGATTGCCGCCGCCGTCTGGCTGGTAGCGCAAAGCATCCTTAAGCCGGAGTCTGCGAAGCGGGACACACGAAAAACCGCGGGCGTTCTCAAGGCCAGTCAACCCATCTCGCGCGTTTAAGAGAGGCAGGCTATTTCTTGATCTTCGCCGCCGTAGCATCCACATCGAACGCATTTTGCGGAAGCGGCACATTGTAAGCAGCCTTATAAACAAACCGCTGGTTCGTCATATCGCCATTGTGAAAGCGGGTAATGGCAAACGGAGTTGGAATACCGTCGATAGTCTGATAGTTGTCGTACTCTTCCGAATCGTCGTTCTTGTCTTTATAGAGCGGGTCGCGCCACTGAAACGAGCGCCGCAGCGGCAAGTGAGTCTCGGCATCCATCTGAATGGTGATCGAGTCATTCGAGGCTGAAATCAAAGTCACCTGGTCGGCAAGATGCCGCTCCGCCAACGACTGCCCATCGAAAAGCAGGATGGTGCCTGGGTCCTTCATCCAGACTTTGACAGCAACCTCAATCGAGTGGTCGCGTCTGCGCATAAACTCGTCACGCTGGTCAGCAGGTAACTCGCGCTTGCCCCGATACGTGATCTCCCAGCCCTGGTTGGCGAGAAAGATATCGACAACATCTCGCTTCTTCGTCAACTCAACGCGGTCCTTATCCGGAAACACGTGGTAGGAGTAGAAATCTCCAATCGCCCCCGTCGGCTTGCCCTGGTAGAAGCCAGAAGTCCGCCCTTCGATATAAGTGTTCTGCAGATTCAGCCAGCGATCCCCACCAAGCGCCTGCACCATGGCATCCAGCGCCGCCCGCGCCTTTTTTGCATTGGCATCCTGCGTATTGTTCTGCGATCCGGCGATCTGCGGCGAAAAGAGCGCACACAAAATCAACAGAAGAGTAGAAACGAAGGTAGGCCAGGGCTTCAGCCCTCGCAACCACGCCAATGAAATCGAGGGGGTTTTAGCCCCCGAGGTAATCTTGCTCATCTTCATCCCACCAGGACCGCGCCGCCATTCACATTGACGATCTCGCCGCTCATAAAGCCTGCAAACGGCGTGCAGAGAAACAAAATCGGTCCGGCAATCTCACGCGGAGTCGCCACGCGCCCCAGCGGAATCGCGCCGAAGATCTTCTTGCTGGTGACCGGATCACGCAGCGCAGGCGCCGACATATCCGTTGCCACCCAGCCGGGAGCCACGCAGTTTACATAGATCCCTTCACCTGCCAGTTCGCTCGACAGACTCTTCGTAAGACTGATCACCGCACCCTTCGTCACCGCATAGTCCGCGTGGAAAGCCTCGCCGCGCTGTCCCGCCGTCGAGCTGACGAAAACAATATATCCAGCAGCGGACCCATTCGCAGAGCGCCCCTGCCTCTGCATCTGCGCCACCGCAGCCTGCGCCAGACCGAAAACACTATCCAGATTCACGCCGAGCGTCTGCCGCCACTGCGCGTCGGGCATGGAGGCGATCGGCATGTCCTCTGGTGGCCAGACCCCATGGTTCACCACCAGGCAATCCAACCGGCCGAAGGCATCAACTACGCGACCAACCAGGGCGCGTCCATCTTCGGGAGAGGACAACTCCTGCTCAATCCCAACACAATGCTCTGAACCGCCGCACTCACTTGCCAGTTCTCCGGCCTGCTTCCACGCCGCGCGATAGTTAAACGCCACCTTCGCGCCTGCTTCACGAAACAGGCGCACGCACTCCGCGCCGATGCCCCGCGAGCCCCCGGTAATCAACGCAACCTTACCTTCCAATGACAACGTTACACCGCTCATCTTCCGACCCTAACCGAGCGCGGCAAAGCAAGCAAGAAGCGGTGAAACAAACCCTTGCCGCCCACTCCTCTGGGGACTATCATGACCCTGCTTTCGCCACGGACGCCTCTTCTGTCCGCTCCGGCTTCCATACTCCAGCACGATCAGCTCAGCTCCGTGGCCATCACCGACAAGGAGGGTATTCCCATGTCCACCGCCGTATCGCCAGTACGTCCGCTCGACCCTGACAAGCTCCAGCACCTTCTTCACCAGGCTGTCGTCGATATGGGCGCAGCCATGCAATCCACGCTCATCCTCATTGGTGACCGCCTCGGACTCTACCGCGCCATGGGCGATTGCCAGCCTGTAAGCGCCGCAGAACTCGCCCGCCGCACCAGCACCAATGAACGCTACGTGCGTGAGTGGCTCAACGCCAACGCCGCAGGCAATTACGTTGAATACAACCCGGCGACGGATACCTACGCAATGACGCCCGAGCAGTCCTTTGCCCTCGCGCAGGACGACACCGCCGTTCATCTGCCCGGCTTCTATCACATGCTCGCCTCCTGCATGAAAGACGAAGAAAAACTCACCGAGGTCTTCCGCACCGGAAAAGGCTTCGGCTGGCACGAGCACGAAAAAGGACTTTTCGAAGGCTGCGAACGCTTCTTCCGCCCCGGCTATCTCGCCAATCTCACCACCAGCTGGATTCCCGCGCTCGAAGGCGTCGAAGACAAACTCAAGAACGGCGCTCGTGTAGCCGACATCGGCTGCGGCCACGGCGCATCCACGCTGCTCATGGCGCAGACTTATCCCAAGTCCGAGTTCTTCGGATTCGACTATCACGACAAGTCAATTGAGCAGGCAAACAAGAAGGCGCAAGCTGGCGGTGTCGACAACCGGGTTCACTTCGATGTCGCACCAGCAAAGGCCTTCCCCGGAAAAGACTACGACTTCGTCGCCTGCTTCGATTGCCTGCACGACATGGGCGACCCCGCAGGAGCCGCTACCCACGTGCGCAAATCATTGTCCAGCAATGGCACCTGGATGATCGTAGAGCCGATGGCTGGCGATGACATCACTTCCAATCTCAACCCAGTCGGCCGCATCTACTATTCCGCCTCCGCCATCGTCTGCGTCCCCGCTTCGCGCTCACAGGAGGTAGGTCTAGGACTAGGCGCGCAAGCCGGAGAAAAACGCATTCGCAACGTAGTGACCCAGGGAGGATTCACTCACTTCCGCCGCGCGACAGAGACACCATTCAACATGGTCTTTGAAGCGCGACCATAACATCGAGCCGTTTTTCGCGGAAAAGCTGTCATCCTGACCCCTGAGCTGCACGAAGGGGAGGATCTGCTTTTCGCCAGCGATCAGCAGGCAAACGAGTGCCCCATCCTTGCGGAGCAAGGGTGGGAAAGCACAACACAAACCCAGCCGTCATTCTGACGAGCCAACAGGAGGAAGAATCTCAGCGATTCGGACGAGACGAAGTCACTGAGCATGACACAAACTCAACGCCGCTTCTTCTGTGAAGCCAGCAACTTCTTTCTCTCCGCAATCAACTTGCGCCGCTGCGCCGCAGGCATAGCGAGTACATCCTTCGTCCGCTTGGGCAGCTTGGCAAAGACAAGCTCATACGCACGTGTCAGCAATGCCTCCAGTTCACGCTGTGGCAGCGCATCCCATCGCTCCAGGCACACCCAGAAAATCCGCGCCATATATGGAGCCGGAATGACACCCTCATTCTCCAGCAGCTCGTTATACCGATCGGCACCGGCATGAAATGACAACACGCCTTTCCCCATGCCGCTGAGACTTGCCAGCGCGAACATCTTTCCGCCAATCGCCTTGTCCCCAGCCCAGAAGACAAGGTTGTCGCCCCACTGCATCGTCTCCTCAACGTGCGGCAGCTTCAGTAAAAATTCACGCACCCGTTCCACATCCATAGCTAACCATTATGGCTGACTCGCTTTACGGCGAAGCCGCGCTGACCGGAGTTTTGCTGACCGCCTCTTAGCTGACCGGACCATCGCTATCTATACTGAATAAAGCAATGGCACAATTTCTTCCTGTAGACGAGCAACTAGACCTGCTCCAAAAAGGAGCGGCAGAGATCATTCGCGTCTCGGACCTTCGCGAGCGCCTCGAAAAATCACGGCAGACTGGCACGCCCCTGCGCGTCAAAGCGGGATTCGATCCGACCGCGCCCGACCTGCATCTCGGCCACACCGTCCTGATGCGCAAGCTCAAACACTTTCAGGATCTCGGCCACCAGGTCATCTTCCTCGTCGGCGATTTCACCTCGCTCATCGGCGACCCCACAGGCCGCTCCGCAACGCGCAAGCCGCTGACGCGTGAACAGATTGACGAGAACGCGAAGACCTATACCAATCAGGTCTTCCGCATCCTCGACCGCGACAAGACCGAAGTGCGCTTCAACTCCGAGTGGCTCGACAAGCTGGGCTTCGAAGGCGTCATTCGCCTCGCAGCAAAGTTCACCGTCTCGCAGATGCTTGAGCGCGACGAGTTCCACAAGCGCTTTCAGGAAGAGCAGCCCATCGCGCTGCACGAACTCCTCTACCCCATCATGCAGGGCTACGACTCGGTCGCTCTCGAGGCGGACGTTGAGTTAGGCGGCACCGACCAGAAGTTTAACCTGCTCGCCGGCCGCGAACTGCAGCGCGACTTCAACCAGCAACCGCAGATCGTGCTGATGACCCCGATCATCGAAGGACTCGACGGCGTACAGAAGATGTCGAAGTCATTGAACAACGCCATCGGCATCCACGAGCCGCCGCAGGAGATGTACGGCAAGCTCATGTCGATCAACGACGAGCTGATGTGGCGCTACTGGACGCTCCTCACCGACCTGCGCCAATCCGAGATCGACAAGATGCAAGCTGACGTTGCCAGCGGGACGCTGCACCCGATGGAAGCCAAGAAGTTACTGGCCCGCACTATTGTCGGTGGATTTTACTCGGAAGAGGCCGCGAAGCAAGCCGACGAGAACTGGGCGAGACTCTTCCAGCAAAAAGATACAGCGGCAGTTACAGAAGAAGAGTCGGTTGATTTGAAACAAATCGCAGTGGCCGATGCTGCCCACATTGAACGCGCAGTGCAGGACCCGTCCGTCGAAATTCGCGTCAATGTCGCCAAACTTCTTGTCGCACTCGGGATGAAATCATCGCGCACCGAAGCCGAAAAGCAGGTCGCGGCCGGAGTCAACATCGACGGCACAACCACAACGGAGAAATTTCTTGATCTACCCAGACGGCCCGTACGCATTCCTGTTCGCGTAGGCAAGAAAGCGAAAATAGCTGTCATCGAATAAGCGAGGGTTTATCATCTCACCTACAGAGAAATTCCTATGGCAACTGCGGCGAGACTTCCTGTAACTCCTGAAGAATATCTCGGAACCAGC
This genomic window contains:
- a CDS encoding IS481 family transposase → MLYKMSPDILYTPRRAQRAAECKGEMGWKTMDVRQQRVEFVVAATRGEKPFSRLCEEFGVSRPTGYLWWKRYRSGGLEGIAEQSRKPHASPTRIRESLEEQVMALRRRYPDWGARKLSVLLERSGQQLPPSTIHRILRRHDLVRDRLQSSRCCQRFERSHPNELWQMDFKGPSGWNQEVGPLSILDDHSRYLIGLRALGSTQAEPVREQLEEAFLRCGVPEAMLMDHGIPWWGPRSPLGLTKISVWLMQQGIRLYWSGVRHPQTQGKVERFHGTLLRSIQRRRLWEQRTQQWLDDYRWEYNHLRPHEALGMKTPAKVWQPSRRKYQPHPAGWEYPEGAVLRKVDADGKLQVGGQQWHLSRALNRQWVQIVAVEQRVLVYYCTTLIRELDFSIQRSTIVDRWIEDPF
- a CDS encoding universal stress protein, which translates into the protein MKKIQKIVFPIDFTRRSTKGAQHVATWARKFDAEVVAVHFIDPEDHDASAPPDNLRFMADLPILTEKATRDLDFFCEQNLASCRVRRIVKMGEKAVAVPLLAQDEKADLVMIPRDHQPWVERFMTDSFTAKMLNECPVPIWTSEHLDDDPSPNIMHILCAVHVEDSVSLDAANERLIQAVRTVASTFGARVTCLYVGEHGSNFLRPDSKFAASISERLEKIHHEVEDISDFEVESGGIARTIHRVAVDKSANLIMTGRSRPGTISLGLQTHILIIDHNGPCPILSML
- a CDS encoding DoxX family protein; translation: MNRSQQPALTLFAIGLIGLGILALIYGDFALVWQPVAPWVPGRTALAYASGIIMLFGGIGLMLRITAVWSARILFPYLILWASLKLPAIFVAPQIEGVWLGLGELTVLLSGGWILFATVADIPQDSPLAFAAHENGIRIARYLFAVSVIPIGLSHIIYLKETADLVPAWLPFRAGWAYLTGFGHIASGLGVLFSVFPEVAAFAEAGMIGVFTLLVWGPKVVTSPKTRLFWTAFFISWVIAAAVWLVAQSILKPESAKRDTRKTAGVLKASQPISRV
- a CDS encoding SDR family NAD(P)-dependent oxidoreductase → MSGVTLSLEGKVALITGGSRGIGAECVRLFREAGAKVAFNYRAAWKQAGELASECGGSEHCVGIEQELSSPEDGRALVGRVVDAFGRLDCLVVNHGVWPPEDMPIASMPDAQWRQTLGVNLDSVFGLAQAAVAQMQRQGRSANGSAAGYIVFVSSTAGQRGEAFHADYAVTKGAVISLTKSLSSELAGEGIYVNCVAPGWVATDMSAPALRDPVTSKKIFGAIPLGRVATPREIAGPILFLCTPFAGFMSGEIVNVNGGAVLVG
- a CDS encoding class I SAM-dependent methyltransferase, giving the protein MTLLSPRTPLLSAPASILQHDQLSSVAITDKEGIPMSTAVSPVRPLDPDKLQHLLHQAVVDMGAAMQSTLILIGDRLGLYRAMGDCQPVSAAELARRTSTNERYVREWLNANAAGNYVEYNPATDTYAMTPEQSFALAQDDTAVHLPGFYHMLASCMKDEEKLTEVFRTGKGFGWHEHEKGLFEGCERFFRPGYLANLTTSWIPALEGVEDKLKNGARVADIGCGHGASTLLMAQTYPKSEFFGFDYHDKSIEQANKKAQAGGVDNRVHFDVAPAKAFPGKDYDFVACFDCLHDMGDPAGAATHVRKSLSSNGTWMIVEPMAGDDITSNLNPVGRIYYSASAIVCVPASRSQEVGLGLGAQAGEKRIRNVVTQGGFTHFRRATETPFNMVFEARP
- a CDS encoding MmcQ/YjbR family DNA-binding protein; this translates as MREFLLKLPHVEETMQWGDNLVFWAGDKAIGGKMFALASLSGMGKGVLSFHAGADRYNELLENEGVIPAPYMARIFWVCLERWDALPQRELEALLTRAYELVFAKLPKRTKDVLAMPAAQRRKLIAERKKLLASQKKRR
- the tyrS gene encoding tyrosine--tRNA ligase — its product is MAQFLPVDEQLDLLQKGAAEIIRVSDLRERLEKSRQTGTPLRVKAGFDPTAPDLHLGHTVLMRKLKHFQDLGHQVIFLVGDFTSLIGDPTGRSATRKPLTREQIDENAKTYTNQVFRILDRDKTEVRFNSEWLDKLGFEGVIRLAAKFTVSQMLERDEFHKRFQEEQPIALHELLYPIMQGYDSVALEADVELGGTDQKFNLLAGRELQRDFNQQPQIVLMTPIIEGLDGVQKMSKSLNNAIGIHEPPQEMYGKLMSINDELMWRYWTLLTDLRQSEIDKMQADVASGTLHPMEAKKLLARTIVGGFYSEEAAKQADENWARLFQQKDTAAVTEEESVDLKQIAVADAAHIERAVQDPSVEIRVNVAKLLVALGMKSSRTEAEKQVAAGVNIDGTTTTEKFLDLPRRPVRIPVRVGKKAKIAVIE